One part of the Kryptolebias marmoratus isolate JLee-2015 linkage group LG13, ASM164957v2, whole genome shotgun sequence genome encodes these proteins:
- the LOC108236929 gene encoding V-set and immunoglobulin domain-containing protein 10-like 2 gives MCQAQSNPASQYVWFYNNSQVYAGPQYTITKVLRMHTGDYACLAQNTYLNTRSKKTISLTVYYPPDGSPSCSVEPALNHTSLRLLCSWPGGFPSPSLHWTGDLIQAGRGQANAGQRTNPQTGSDILLAPESLSPVSSSFTCVGSHPALSRQTQCSTQTYLPPAEPVCFAYVTNTRQYLMLSCSWDGGAPKALVWWEGPAGQSQGGQENSNILVLRYGTARSGNPYTCYAKHPLLLQAKSCSLTLEAPVLLTQRSVVSVYEGSDVQLTCSLRSNYLPANEITWFNNQGVDVRDTSKYLLLRTSAWANLTVKEADEVQDSGEYRCSTSNAVGGAEINITLVVKKHPMPPNVTLVRVTYSSRQRNEVELEWQVESRDGGAWTGFFLEHRWVSERPNKKGSGNDSQARAEEKAVPPDWYRNAIQDPDARSYTVRGLTPTVTYQFRVTPTNYRTVGNPSAAKTPVEQHYDMYPAVVGAAVGGMLVAAIPTLLLLIYIFRNRDNNPRLHSMLFGSLHSQSRENINIPEDETVNEQRGA, from the exons ATGTGTCAGGCTCAGTCCAATCCCGCCAGTCAGTACGTCTGGTTCTACAACAACTCGCAGGTGTACGCCGGGCCGCAATACACCATCACCAAGGTCCTTCGGATGCACACCGGAGACTACGCCTGCTTAGCACAGAACACCTACCTGAACACGCGCTCCAAGAAGACCATCAGCCTGACCGTCTACT ACCCTCCTGATGGTTCCCCCTCCTGCTCTGTGGAGCCAGCTCTGAACCACACCTCTCTCAGACTGCTCTGCTCCTGGCCCGGTGGCTTCCCATCCCCGTCCCTCCACTGGACCGGAGACCTGATCCAAGCAGGACGGGGACAGGCCAACGCAGGACAGCGAACCAATCCACAAACTGGTTCTGACATCTTGTTGGCCCCCGAGAGCCTGAGTCCTGTCAGCAGCTCGTTTACCTGCGTGGGCTCCCATCCTGCTCTGAGTCGGCAGACACAGTGCAGCACGCAAACAT AtcttcctcctgcagagccGGTGTGTTTCGCCTATGTGACCAACACTCGACAGTACCTGATGCTGTCCTGCTCCTGGGATGGAGGGGCCCCCAAAGCCTTGGTGTGGTGGGAGGGACCGGCGGGCCAGAGCCAAGGAGGACAGGAGAACTCCAACATCCTGGTCCTCCGCTATGGCACCGCCCGCAGCGGGAATCCCTACACCTGCTACGCCAAACACCCACTTCTGCTTCAAGCAAAGAGCTGCAGCCTCACGCTGG AGGCCCCCGTGCTGCTGACACAGCGCAGCGTCGTGTCCGTGTACGAGGGCAGCGACGTGCAGCTCACCTGCAGCCTGAGATCCAACTACCTTCCTGCCAACGAAATCACCTGGTTCAACAATCAGGGCGTGGACGTCCGAGACACCTCCAAGTACTTGCTGCTGCGAACGTCTGCGTGGGCCAACCTGACGGTGAAAGAGGCAGATGAGGTGCAGGACAGCGGCGAGTACAGATGCTCCACTTCAAACGCAGTGGGAGGAGCAGAAATCAACATCACGTTGGTGGTCAAGA AACACCCCATGCCACCCAACGTGACCCTGGTCAGAGTGACGTACAGCAGCCGGCAGCGTAACGAGGTGGAGCTGGAGTGGCAGGTGGAGAGTCGGGACGGAGGAGCCTGGACGGGTTTCTTCCTGGAGCATCGATGGGTGTCGGAGCGACCAAACAAGAAAGGAAGCGGCAACGACTCGCAGGCTCGGGCGGAAGAAAAGGCCGTTCCCCCAGACTGGTACCGCAACGCCATCCAGGATCCGGACGCGAGGAGTTACACGGTGCGAGGGCTGACTCCAACCGTGACCTACCAGTTCCGCGTCACGCCCACCAACTACAGAACCGTGGGAAATCCCTCTGCAGCAAAAACTCCAG TGGAACAACACTACGACATGTACCCCGCCGTGGTTGGGGCAGCTGTCGGCGGGATGCTCGTCGCAGCCATTCCcaccctgctgctgctcattTATATATTCCGCAACCGCGACAACAATCCAC GACTACATTCGATGCTGTTTGGCTC GCTGCACAGCCAGTCCAGAGAAAACATTAACATCCCAGAGGATGAAACCGTCAACGAACAGAGGGGGGCATAG
- the LOC108236903 gene encoding V-set and immunoglobulin domain-containing protein 10-like 2 — translation MVAKLLGLAFLYLTTSPFTFTAHGISVYPVPTAAVEINQNWEVVYRDANVYGVVGKAVILECGATVPDMYIWSFTKPGTEAIRAVVYNLGKGPVVQKLAETLGQLTIISNSAAVNIDKVPLAAHGLFTCQAFYDINQEPKVYYYYVHLIVRVPVTNPYLLMSDASPVEGSSMWMRCNLENGTEPIQYVWQHETRVGNVTVFARGSGNQINVTDINRNHTGWYRCVASNAVNSETSSRLWLDTIYGPDVPRIDVTPYSITERGYSALERETVSLMCQAQSNPASQYVWFYNNSQVYAGPQYTITKVLRMHTGDYACLAQNTYLNTRSKKTISLTVYYPPDGSPSCSVEPALNHTSLRLLCSWPGGFPSPSLHWTGDLIQAGRGQANAGQRTNPQTGSDILLAPESLSPVSSSFTCVGSHPALSRQTQCSTQTYLPPAEPVCFAYVTNTRQYLMLSCSWDGGAPKALVWWEGPAGQSQGGQENSNILVLRYGTARSGNPYTCYAKHPLLLQAKSCSLTLEAPVLLTQRSVVSVYEGSDVQLTCSQRSNYLPANEITWFNNQGVDVRDTSKYLLLRTSAWANLTVKEADEVQDSGEYRCSTSNAVGGAEINITLVVKKHPMPPNVTLVRVTYSSPKRSEVALEWQVESDADGGWTGFFLEHQWVSERPKKKEGSNGSLVQMEERAASQDWYRSVIQDPGVRSYTVRGLTPTVTYRFRVTPTNYRTVGHPSATKTPAEPRSNMYPAVIGAAIGGMLFAALLTVLLLVFIIRNRHDHPRLHDMLFGLQHSQSRENINFPEDEMVRGSEGGTEDIGGLSSSGPTISIPRASSPLSATPSPSSTPSQAPPPGDDNEPVSVTITVKSTG, via the exons ATGGTGGCCAAACTGCTAGGGCTGGCCTTCCTATACCTGACAACCAGTCCGTTCACCTTTACTGCACATG GCATATCGGTGTATCCTGTCCCGACCGCGGCCGTGGAGATCAATCAGAACTGGGAGGTGGTTTACCGGGACGCCAATGTGTACGGAGTAGTGGGGAAAGCCGTGATCCTGGAGTGCGGGGCCACCGTACCCGACATGTACATCTGGAGCTTCACCAAGCCCGGCACCGAGGCCATCAGAGCAGTGGTGTATAATCTGGGGAAAGGACCGGTGGTCCAGAAGCTGGCTGAGACGCTCGGGCAGCTGACGATCATCTCCAACAGCGCGGCCGTGAATATTGACAAAGTTCCTCTGGCTGCTCATGGCCTGTTCACCTGCCAGGCCTTCTACGACATCAACCAGGAGCCCAAAGTCTACTACTACTACGTGCACCTCATAGTTAGAG TGCCAGTCACTAATCCTTATCTCCTGATGAGCGACGCATCTCCAGTGGAAGGGTCCTCCATGTGGATGCGGTGCAACCTGGAAAACGGGACCGAGCCGATCCAGTACGTGTGGCAACATGAAACGCGCGTCGGCAACGTCACGGTCTTTGCACGGGGCAGCGGCAACCAGATCAACGTGACCGACATCAACAGGAACCACACAGGCTGGTACCGCTGTGTGGCCAGCAACGCCGTCAACAGCGAGACGTCCAGCCGCTTGTGGCTGGACACCATCT ACGGTCCAGATGTTCCCCGGATAGACGTGACTCCGTACAGCATCACGGAGCGTGGGTACTCGGCTCTGGAAAGAGAGACCGTTTCACTGATGTGTCAGGCTCAGTCCAATCCCGCCAGTCAGTACGTCTGGTTCTACAACAACTCGCAGGTGTACGCCGGGCCGCAATACACCATCACCAAGGTCCTTCGGATGCACACCGGAGACTACGCCTGCTTAGCACAGAACACCTACCTGAACACGCGCTCCAAGAAGACCATCAGCCTGACCGTCTACT ACCCTCCTGATGGTTCCCCCTCCTGCTCTGTGGAGCCAGCTCTGAACCACACCTCTCTCAGACTGCTCTGCTCCTGGCCCGGTGGCTTCCCATCCCCGTCCCTCCACTGGACCGGAGACCTGATCCAAGCAGGACGGGGACAGGCCAACGCAGGACAGCGAACCAATCCACAAACTGGTTCTGACATCTTGTTGGCCCCCGAGAGCCTGAGTCCTGTCAGCAGCTCGTTTACCTGCGTGGGCTCCCATCCTGCTCTGAGTCGGCAGACACAGTGCAGCACGCAAACAT AtcttcctcctgcagagccGGTGTGTTTCGCCTATGTGACCAACACTCGACAGTACCTGATGCTGTCCTGCTCCTGGGATGGAGGGGCCCCCAAAGCCTTGGTGTGGTGGGAGGGACCGGCGGGCCAGAGCCAAGGAGGACAGGAGAACTCCAACATCCTGGTCCTCCGCTATGGCACCGCCCGCAGCGGGAATCCCTACACCTGCTACGCCAAACACCCACTTCTGCTTCAAGCAAAGAGCTGCAGCCTCACGCTGG AGGCCCCCGTGCTGCTGACACAGCGCAGCGTCGTGTCCGTGTACGAGGGCAGCGACGTGCAGCTCACCTGCAGCCAGAGATCCAACTACCTTCCTGCCAACGAAATCACCTGGTTCAACAATCAGGGCGTGGACGTCCGAGACACCTCCAAGTACTTGCTGCTGCGAACGTCTGCGTGGGCCAACCTGACGGTGAAAGAGGCAGACGAGGTGCAGGACAGCGGCGAGTACAGATGCTCCACTTCAAACGCAGTGGGAGGAGCAGAAATCAACATCACGTTGGTGGTCAAGA AACACCCCATGCCACCCAACGTGACCCTGGTCAGAGTGACGTACAGCAGCCCGAAACGCAGTGAGGTGGCGCTGGAGTGGCAGGTGGAAAGTGACGCAGACGGAGGTTGGACGGGGTTTTTTCTGGAGCACCAGTGGGTGTCCGAACGACCAAAGAAGAAAGAAGGCAGCAACGGTTCCCTGGTTCAGATGGAGGAAAGAGCCGCTTCCCAGGACTGGTACCGTAGCGTCATCCAAGACCCCGGTGTCAGGAGTTACACGGTGCGAGGGCTGACTCCAACCGTGACCTACCGGTTCCGCGTCACGCCCACCAACTACCGAACCGTCGGCCATCCTTCTGCAACAAAGACTCCAG CGGAGCCACGCTCCAACATGTACCCCGCTGTGATCGGCGCGGCGATAGGCGGGATGCTGTTTGCGGCGCTGCTCACggtgctgctgctcgtgttcatCATCCGCAACCGCCATGACCATCCCC GACTCCACGACATGCTGTTTGGCTT GCAGCACAGCCAGTCGAGGGAGAACATTAATTTTCCAGAGGATGAAATGGTCCGAGGGTCCGAGGGAGGAACAGAGGACATTGGTGGATTATCCAGTTCAG GTCCGACCATTTCGATCCCGCGGGCCTCCTCCCCCCTGAGTGCCACTCCCTCCCCCAGCTCCACCCCCAGCCAAGCGCCTCCCCCCGGAGATGACAATGAGCCGGTCAGCGTCACCATCACAGTCAAATCCACAGGCTGA
- the chek1 gene encoding serine/threonine-protein kinase Chk1, with protein MAVPFVQDWDLVQTLGEGAYGEVRLLVNRQTEEAVAVKVINTSQSKECADNVKKEVCIHKLLNHPNIVRFFGHRKEGPSVYLFLEYCTGGELFDRIEPDVGMPEKDAHRFFQQLIAAVEYLHSLGITHRDIKPENILLDDKDNLKLTDFGLATMFRFKGRERLLNRLCGTLPYVAPELLSQSEYSARPADIWACGIVLTAMLAGELPWDQPTESCQEFSDWLQKKTYLPPWKKIQPLPLSLLSKILLPGPDARITVPDIKKDRWFTQGSQRSGGNKILRTDVDLKSRANSDDRMQFSSSQPDFAAGGWEAMLLIGRGDGQVSFSQPTRPEHMLLGSQMVGTPGASQSPWQKLVRRMTRFFTSVNADASLSALKDVCDGMAFAFKITCDRQVTVSTLDKRNNKLIFKVHLLEMSQRVLLDFRLSKGDGLEFKRLFVKIKQKLGDVVSTQKVLLTNA; from the exons ATGGCGGTCCCGTTTGTGCAGGACTGGGACCTGGTCCAGACTCTGGGAGAAGGAGCCTATGGAGA AGTGCGGCTGCTGGTGAACAGACAGACCGAAGAGGCCGTTGCTGTGAAGGTTATCAACACCTCTCAGTCCAAGGAGTGCGCCGACAACGTCAAAAAGGAGGTCTGCATCCATAAG ctgCTCAACCACCCCAACATTGTGAGGTTTTTTGGTCATCGGAAGGAGGGGCCGAGTGTTTATCTGTTCCTGGAGTACTGCACCGGAGGAGAGCTGTTCGACCGCATCG aGCCCGATGTGGGGATGCCGGAGAAAGATGCTCATAGGTTTTTCCAGCAGCTAATAGCAGCCGTG GAGTACCTCCACAGCCTTGGCATCACCCACAGAGACATAAAGCCCGAGAACATTTTGCTGGACGATAAAG ACAACCTGAAGCTGACGGATTTCGGCCTGGCCACCATGTTTCGGTTTAAAGGGCGGGAGCGCCTTCTGAATCGCCTCTGTGGGACTCTCCCCTACGTTGCTCCGGAGcttctcagccaatcagagtaCAGTGCTCGGCCTGCAGATATCTGGGCCTGTGGCATCGTCCTAACCGCCATGCTGGCCGGAG agCTGCCGTGGGATCAGCCAACTGAGAGCTGTCAGGAGTTTTCAGACTGGCTTCAGAAGAAAACGTACCTACCTCCCTGGAAGAAAATACAACCTCTGCCTCTCA GTTTGTTATCCAAAATACTACTTCCCGGTCCGGACGCTCGGATCACCGTTCCAGACATAAAGAAAGACCGCTGGTTTACTCAAG GTTCTCAAAGATCAGGAGGGAACAAAATTCTCCGAACCGATGTGGATCTTAAATCTCGGGCAAACAG cGACGACAGGATGCAGTTCTCCAGCTCTCAGCCTGATTTTGCAGCAGGTGGTTGGGAGGCCATGTTGTTAATCGGCCGGGGCGACGGTCAGGTCAGCTTCTCCCAGCCGACCAGACCTGAGCACATGTTACTGGGGAGCCAGATGGTCGGCACGCCGGGAGCCAGTCAG TCCCCCTGGCAGAAGCTGGTGCGGCGGATGACACGGTTCTTCACCAGCGTGAACGCCGACGCCTCCCTGTCCGCCCTGAAAGACGTCTGCGACGGCATGGCGTTCGCCTTTAAAATCACCTGCGACAGACAG GTGACCGTGAGCACGCTGGACAAACGCAACAACAAGCTCATCTTCAAAGTCCATTTGCTGGAGATGAGTCAGAGAGTGCTGCTGGACTTCAGGCTGTCTAAG GGCGACGGTTTGGAGTTCAAGCGCCTCTTTGtgaagataaaacagaaactgggCGACGTCGTCAGCACCCAGAAGGTTTTACTCACCAACGCGTGA